In Scomber japonicus isolate fScoJap1 chromosome 11, fScoJap1.pri, whole genome shotgun sequence, the genomic stretch CAGAAATCAGGGCTCTCAGACCAGCGCTGAAAGAAACACAATGGAGAGGGGCTGTTCTGAGACTTTGCACAGGCAGCGATAGCTTCAACACATTTAATCGAACACAAAGTCAGCTCCACCACTTCTGCACAGGGAGCACGAGGAGCCCAACGCATGGCAAGACAACTGTGAGGTGATACTCTCAGCTCACAACGCCATGAGAGTTGGCAGTCTCTCATGCCAACGGTGACCAGTGCACAGACAGTTGAATATGCTTCTCTCCTAAGTTGTTAATTATCTAAATGACATTGATGTGAAGAGGGCATTCTAGCCAGGTGACCTTAATCCACTTGCTATCTCtctgttttatttccatttgattaAACCCTTTaacaatctcttttttttctcacttgtgTTATATCTTTTTTTGACAATGGCACGATCTGATAaacattgtttaaatatttagaaGAGTAATTGTTGAAACTAATGACTCAGTGGAATGGTGTATCATGGCTACTGCAATTACAACCCAATTACAGGCTAATTAAGAAAAAGGTATGTTTGTTTAATAGGGTTCAGATATTTCTTATGTTATTGTAtgtttaaaattatattatatgcCATAAATGCTTGATATTAATTAAAGTCAGTATGTAAATCTAATCCAATccaaaaaagaaagcaaacagaATTACTGTGGAGAGGTATGGGGCAATACTACAAGCTATTTTTCAAGTCATGCATTTTGAAGTTTGGTAATCTGGTGGAATTTAAGACACAAATAATCtacaaagcaagaaaaaattTACTTCCTGGTAACacccaaaaaatgtgcaagataaGACAAGCATGCCTTAGAAAACCAATAACAATGTCACCATTAGCGAAAGTTACATTCCTGTTCCTCATTTCTGTAccttgcacacacaaaaaaatgtaaatctttgTAAATTGGTTTGAATACAGTGTTTcttcaaataaatattaactCTTCAGTCATAACCCatctctctttatgtctctgtctctagaACATTTTCTATATCTTGCTAGAAAGTAAATTATTTCCGGCTTTGTTTTTTGCTCAAAACAGACATTCACAGCTGTGTTCTTCATCTTTAAACATTATTGTTGTGTAGTGGCCCTGTGTGTAGACATTATATGACTTCACCCTGAAAACAGCTGGATATAAATAACTAAGACATATAAGACGATGACCCCCTGAGAAATGTTGatccatacagtatgtgtagcATACATATAAATCGGTTCCGTGTGTACATATTAAATTTGATTCAATAATAATGTTGAATcctatttgtattttttttttaattttgcaatACATGAACTCCCTACAACTTCAAAACAGATGCCAATTACAGCATCTCttctaaaaatatgttttcattcttaaaaatgtgattttaaagtgGTGTGTTATTTTCTATCTGATGTTTACATAATCAGTTTGTGTTCCCTTTATTACTGATCTATTGCTTTTTCCTATTTGCTCATTATTTACttgtattcatattttactgttatttaattTTAGGTCAATTTGCATTTATAAACAGAAGGTGTTTTTCACATGTCATGGAAATGCGGGTACATGGGGGGCATTTGAATTATACTGTCACTGTCTAAAATCTCAAAACCAATTTTACTGATTGCCATTgattatttaaacttttaatgacATGAACAATATATCTTGCTTTACATATGGTAACCAATTATTCCACTCCATCCACTTAAAAACACTGATACATTCAGCTCATGTTGCATTAACACGATAATAACACAGATATCGGCCTTTACATAGGATAACCTACAAGTTCAAATAAGCAATGGGAGAGTGCCAACCCATATATACTGTGTGTCagtttcctccctctcctttctaCTTGGAAATGACTGTGGTCCCCTGAAGCCGGTGACTTCCCTGTCTCCCCGAACTATCTGCAGCACCGACTGGTGGTGCACAAGCACTGCTGATTAGCATGCAGTAATGATGGTGAGCTGGGCTCCATTGTTCTAACACCTCCCCTCTCCTCCGCACCAATCTGTCACCATTCAGTGGGCTAGAGCTGCCTCAAATGCTTCTCTCCACAAATGAGATGGATAATTAGTTGCCCCTCACGAATGCTGCACTCTTCTCACCCCTGATTGCTTTCACCTTCTTGCTCCTGGCAATTTTGACACCTTGTAATCAGCCTGCTACTTCTCCGTGTCAATCcatatcttcctccctttttgtcctctttcatttttatatatatatatatatatatttatatatatatatcttaaatCTCTTTCAAATCTGCTGCCTGTAATCATAAATGTCCCAAGGATAAGGATGGCACATCAGACCAGACAATGCCAATAACCATGTCTTAAAGCTAACATGGACTTTTCTAAAACAGCTCAAATTCATGTATACACATAAGCAAGTAAAGATACAGTGCAgtgtacaaaaatacacacaaaaaaatcctaGCTGTCAGTACAAGTTTCCTCTTCCAAATAACAATGAATGACAACATAATTATGAGCAAGCAGCTGTTCATGATCCCAGAGAGAAAAGCATGCAGGCTGCACAATGTTCAACTCTTCACAGATTAACCAGAGAGGATCATTAGGGATATGTATTTGCcagaaaaatgtgaataaattcTCCCCTCAGTGTCCGTGTCgagatgtgaaatgtaaaatgatgtggTTTATGTCACTCTAAAATAAACATCTCACACTTGGCACATCATATTTGATCAATACGTATTATTCACCTTAGTAAATACACCAAGTATGATCACTCTTTTCCTTCATGTACATAATAAGTTGTGTTTTAGCAGTGTTTTAGAGACACTTCTGCTGTTCTCCATCTTAATTACTCATTAGTTGGGGAGATTTGAGCTATTTATGAAACACAGCGAAATGCACAGTGCCAAATATCAGTTGAGGTTGAAATAACAAATCAATCAGCCTATTACACAGTATTTGAGTAGTTTTGAGTATTAGAAATGATTTATAATACCCAACACTtgtgaagaaggaaaaaaaggttgtttgCAGACTTCACACCACACTCATCTACACTATACCTGGTGTTACCAGCCCATAGCTGAAGGGCTGCAAGGTCCTCTCTGTTCAACAAAGTGTTGAACACGCGCTGTGTCTCCATTTCCTCAAATGCTGTCAGATTGAATAGTGAAAGTTACTGCAATTGTTTCGCAAAGGTGTGAATAAATATTGCCGAAGTCAAAAGCTGGTGCTGCTGTTTAAAAGAATCCACAATTATTtacatgtacatgtatattaataatgaaatcTGCACATGTAGAATGTCTTATGTTATCACGTTGTAAAGCATTACGCCATATCATGTTATTCATCCATTAAACTAGGTAAATGCATAAGAATAACTATGTCAAAACGTAAAACCATTAGTAGTAGCAGGGTAATTGGGCATCTAATTGAAAATTGTTATTAGTGCCTAATGTTATATTTCTATCTGCGAAAGCCAATTTCAATGAACATATGGCAAACTAACTTTTTAACTGATTTAAAAGTTGTACATCTTTCCAGTTCTGCGTTAAGGATGACGCACAGCTGTTTCAAATTATCCTGGTGCATGCATACGACCTGGAAGAGCGCTGGGAATTCATGTGAAAATACTGCTAATCAACATGTCCAGCAATCTAGAAAACATTTGAGTGATTTGATGAATATTTTTAGCATTTATAATACACAACATATGCAGGTGTTATGTGAGCTATAAAATCCTGACGCCAACCtaaagaaaaaaggcaaaaggTGTCTATTTCACTAGCAAGAATTGCATTATTgcgattttctatttaaaattaTGATGATGCAGGAAATTATTAATGCAgattgtgttttaaaataaaatgtataaacataTTAAAGAAACTTACACTTACACAACATATGTTATATTTGCACGCTGAAAACGattcaaatgataaaaatgttgcaagagtaaatgttgattttatttgCTCATATATACCATATTATGCATCATTGTCACTTATTACTAGAGTAAAATCTCAGCACAGTATTAGAAAAATATAATGGGGGAGAAACTGTACCATTCAATTCttcaacattaaataaatgGATTCAAGTCTTATTGCAGTGTCATTTCAAATCCAGTACAGCGCATGTACTTCATGGTAGGTAGGACAAGACCATGAACCATGAATACAGTAAGTCTAGGTGTATTTGAGGCCTTGGCCCGTCAGTCTTTGCTCCCACTGTCAATTCTCCGCTTCATTCTTAGCAGAGAAATGCGAATAGAGGTGGCTGTTCATTTGGTCCTTAGGAACCACAGCGTGGCAGAAAGCGCATTTATCAGGAGGACTGCTGCTCTGAGGCGCCACCAGCTCTGTCCCCACGTCAACTGCATCACACAGCTCAGGGCTCCAGAGAGGCTGCAGAGCAGGATGAATCAAAGACAACAATATATTATTCATACACTAAACAATCCTTACACTCACTCTATTAAAGCATGCTGGACCAGTATCTGTTACTTTAAGGAATACAAGAACATGTCTTCTGTCAACCCAATAGTATGAACAAGGCTAAAAGCTGTtctcaaatgttaaattatCTTACTATTTATGAGGTCATCCATGCTATCAAAATGTTCATGCCTACTATAAATGCATGTGCTGATGTAATCCAGGGAAAGAATCATATTATGAAAAACTGGACCAACTTTCTGATCTTACTGCATGTCATTCACAATTTTTATTAGGCATTTATACAAATCAGCAAATAAAATCCCACTTAGCCATCATACTTGTTTCATCAGATACTGACACTGTAATGTGCTTCCATCTGGCTCACACTTTGCAGCAAATATGCCAAATATAACCAGAGCATCCATGCTTAAGTAAAAAAAGAATCAGCACTCATTACACAGTAATGCGTTTCGAGTTTAAGccaaggggattttttttttttttttttttggacttcaCACTGTTTCACTCCTCCATTAGCAAAGACCAATCAGAAACTGATAATTTGCTACTAGTTTTCTCAGACCTTCTCCTGTGATTCTCACCTGCTGGGGTCCCCGTACACTTTCCTGGGAGAGCGAAGATGATGTTGAGTGGGAGGAGAATGTAGGGTAGACAAAAGGCATGGGCAGTTCCACGGGCTCCTCCTCTGTAACTGCGGAGGGGATGCTACTGAGAGGCCGCTTCATGGGCAGAGCAATGTGTCTCTCTGGGGTACTGTTCAGGAAGTCATATTCACTGTCCGCAGAGGGCGGGAATTTGACACTGAGTTTGGTGAGAGAGTCTACCAAGTCCCTGTCCTCAGGACTGGCGCCGCGAGATGCCAGAGATGTAGGCGGGAGTGGGATCTCCACTGCTGACCTTAGTGCTGAGGAAAAGGGtgtctctgcctctgctgtACGGTCTGTGCACTGGATAGGCATGGAGAACTGCTGatctggagaaaaaaacaattgaaaTTTACAGTTTTTCTGTTCAGTAAACATGTTCATGTATTGCAGTCCAGCTTAGAGAATATTTGAGGCTGGTACTGATTTGAGATGTTGCACACTTCTTAAAAAATCtcaaaaacatttgaatgtcCTTTCAAATATGTAATacagaaaacattcattttacttATTATATGAACATTTATGTTATTAATTTTACAGCTAGTCTACAGAGGCAACACTGTGCATTTGTCAGTGGAATTAGTATTTATGAGGTGGCCAGTCATGGTTCAAAAGGGCATTCATGTACAATCCTAGTTAAGGTGCTGCtatctaattttttttaaagaaacaaagcaAAAGCTTGTGAACTGACAAGTGACAtatacaaacatatttaaattaaGCACTTTTTTTTAGATAACTGAATTAAGAAAATAACAGTATTTCAGTTCAGGCCTTGCAAAACGACtataaatactttattaatatagaaaatattaatattaccaTTTGCTGTATCATTTCCCCCATGGAATCTTTTTAGGTGATCTTTTTGTCGTCTGGTTAGAGACTGAATCTGCCGGAATTTCCCTTGAATTGCCTCAAATGCATCCAGCATGTCCTGACTGACAAACAAATAGATAAAGAGTAAGAAAAATAATGCaaactttaattgtaatgttcatgttttgttttgttttttaaaaaagtctttGTGCAAGGAGAGACACATACTAGTCAACGCTGCTGTTGACTGGCATAATAGGAGCAACAGCAACAGTGCCCATATTCTCCTGAAAAAAGACACATTACATTTATAGTGATCATTAGCAAAAATATCCGAGGGCATATTGTAAGTACATCTTCAATTTTATTCATACAGTACAAATATCAGTCCACTGGTGGAAAATGTTGTCTGActgtaataataacagtaaagcTCAAGTTGCTGAACTGTGTAGGGATATTATCCTCTAGCACCATCTGCTGAAGTAAAAGTGGATACATCTTTTGTGTAGAGTAAAACAGAGAGTGGATACTTTCATAGCACCAAGTTCCCCTTAAATGCATGATAAATTTATGAAAACATATTGACATTCCCTTTTTATTAATGCAAACCCCTGAACAAGAACAGAAATCCTATAATTTGTCATGAAATCATCCTCAAACTACCTTTGAACTGTGTAAACAAGGGTTAGAAAAACTAGAGTAGTG encodes the following:
- the tank gene encoding TRAF family member-associated NF-kappa-B activator — translated: MERNIGDQLNKAFEAYRQVSIEKDNAKKQLQQMTEYYEQYTQKLQKQIDDQQQLISLLEAQLSATRKPSGEMKCEPCNHLVDGASTYRKTQYPENMGTVAVAPIMPVNSSVDYQDMLDAFEAIQGKFRQIQSLTRRQKDHLKRFHGGNDTANDQQFSMPIQCTDRTAEAETPFSSALRSAVEIPLPPTSLASRGASPEDRDLVDSLTKLSVKFPPSADSEYDFLNSTPERHIALPMKRPLSSIPSAVTEEEPVELPMPFVYPTFSSHSTSSSLSQESVRGPQQPLWSPELCDAVDVGTELVAPQSSSPPDKCAFCHAVVPKDQMNSHLYSHFSAKNEAEN